TGTCGAAAGCCTTGCGTAAGCTGTCCAGTGTCACCAACAAGTCGAAAGCCTGCGTAATTTTCACCAATCAGATTCGACAGAAGATTGGCGTCATGTTTGGGAATCCAGAAACGACGCCCGGTGGATTGGCACTCAAATTTCACGCCTCGGTTCGGTTGGAGATACGCCGGGCAGATCGCCTGAAGGATGGCGACGAGATAGTCGGAAATCGCACTCGGGTGAAGGTCGCCAAAAACAAGGTCGCTCCACCATTCCGCCAAGCTGAATTCGACGTTATCTTTGGAGAAGGCATCTGTAAAATCGGGGAGATCTTGGATGTCGGTGCGGAGGCGGAAATCATACAGAAAAGTGGGCCCTGGTTCTCCTATAACGATGAACGGCTCGGACAGGGGAAGAACAACGCCAAAGAGTTTCTAGTGGAACACCCTGAAATCGCCGCCGAGATCGGGACTAAGATTCGTGCCAATCTTGGCATCCACCTCCCATCTGGCACCGCTTCATTGTCGGAGGCTGATGCCATAGTTGACGAGAACACAGGAAACGCAACTAAGGGTAAGT
This is a stretch of genomic DNA from Candidatus Poribacteria bacterium. It encodes these proteins:
- the recA gene encoding recombinase RecA; the protein is MELSTDKQKAIDLAVSQIERQHGKGSIMRLDSDEVIPVAVVPTGSIALDIALGVGGVPRGRIVEIFGHEASGKTTLALHIIAEVQKQGGVAAFIDVEHALDPMYAKQIGVNVENVLISQPDTGEQALDIVETLIRSGAVDVVVVDSVAALTPHAEIEGSMEDAHVGLLPRLMSKALRKLSSVTNKSKACVIFTNQIRQKIGVMFGNPETTPGGLALKFHASVRLEIRRADRLKDGDEIVGNRTRVKVAKNKVAPPFRQAEFDVIFGEGICKIGEILDVGAEAEIIQKSGPWFSYNDERLGQGKNNAKEFLVEHPEIAAEIGTKIRANLGIHLPSGTASLSEADAIVDENTGNATKGK